The DNA sequence GCCAACAGCGTAAAAGTGCCGATCGTCCTTTACAATGTGCCCGGCCGCACCGGTCAGAACATTACCCCTGAAGCACTTGTGGAACTGGCGAAAATCGACAACATCGTTTCGCTTAAGGACGCTACCGGAAACTTCAGCCAAGCCGTGGACAACCTGAGTCTTTTGGGTGATCGCTTGGACATCTACTCCGGTAACGATGACACAATCATCCCGCTGATGAGCTTGGGCGCAAAAGGCGTCATCTCCGTCCTTGCCAATATCGCACCGAAAGCTACATCCGAAATGACGCATGCCTTCCTGGATGGCGACATCAAAAAAGCTGCCGCGATGCAAGCCGAGTACAAAGAATTAATCGACTGCCTGTTTGTGGAGCCGAATCCGATTCCAGTCAAAGCAGGCATGCAATTATTGGGCTTCAATGTCGGACCGATGCGTCTGCCGTTGACCGATGCCGATCAAGCGGTCATTGACCGTTTGGCCGCTGCCATGAAAAAAGTAGGCTTGATCTAGAAACAGAACCAAAAACCGCCATCGGAATTTTATATTCCCGATGGCGGTTTTATATTTGTCAGAAGAGGTGCAGGATATATTTATTGAGCAACAAAATAATCAGTACAAGAAGCATAACGATGACAAAACCGATGGCTCGTTTCACGTAGAACTCCCTCAGCTTCATGGCTTTTTCCTTCCTTGACTTCTTAAGTGGGACATTTATTTATTTCACGACTCCGAGTTTCTTGAAATGGGCCTTCGGAAAAGCGTTGATGCCGATGCCGTTCGCATCGCCCAGTTTGATTGTGCCTCCGATGAACATCGGACCGCCCTCATAGGCTTCGATTTTGTAGAACGACGGCCCGATGAGGTCGACCATCGTGATGCAGTTTTTGGCGGCTGCCAGATGGACCGCGGCGCTGACGGAAATCTTGCTTTCCAGCATGCAGCCGATCATGCAGTCCACTCCGTAGGTTTCCGCCATGGTGCAGATTTTGAGTGCCTCATGAATGCCCCCCGTCTTCATCAGTTTGATATTGATGAGGTCGGCTGATTGTGTCTGGATGATGTGGAGGGCATCCTTTACGGAGAAGACGCTCTCGTCGGCCGCTATCGGCGTTTGGACGTGTTGCGCAACAAATTTCAGGCCTGTCAGATCGTGTGCCTTCACTGGCTGTTCCACCAGTTCGGCCTGCATATCCTTATCCTCGAGCATGCTGATGATGCGGACCGCCTCCTGAGGACTCCAACTTTGATTGGCCTCGACCCGGATGCGGATATCTGGTCCGACTGCCTTACGGATGGCAATCAAGCTCTCCACATCCTTGAGCCCTTGCTTCCCGACATTCACATTCAGAATGCCGAAGCCATCCTGAATGGCCTGAAGGCTGTCACTAACCATCTCGTCTGTCGGATTGGCGCTGATGGTGTGGGCAGTCTCGATTTTCCGTTTCGCCCCGCCCAATACTTTATACAAAGGTTGTCCGAGCGTTTTGGCATATAGGTCGTAAACAGCCATGTCAACTGCAGCTTTCGCAGATGTGTTGTTGACGATGCTGGCATGCAGCCTTTCCGTGATGGTATCCAGATCGAAAATTTCCATTCCGATGATGCTCGGAGCAATGTATTGCATGATGGCCTCGCGGATGGAAGCCTTTGTTTCGCCGGTGATCAAGGCTGTCGGTGGCGCCTCCCCATAGCCTGCGGTCCCGCTATCGGTCACGATGCGGATAAGGATGTTATGCACGGTATCAATCGTGCGTGATGCTGTCTTGAATGGCATCCGCAGCGGAATGGCCACTTCCCCAATTTCAATTCTGTCGATTTTCATCATCAAAACCCCTCTCTTCACCGGCACGATTTCCATCCGGGCTAAGGCAGCGACTTTTTATGCTGTTTTGGTTCCACCACCCGTTTGTATCTATTTTACCAAGAAAATGAGTTTGCACCAAACGGGAGAGTGTAGCCTGTCAGCTTCCGGATGGAGCACGATAAAAAACGCAACGAGCTGTCTTCAGTAGGATGACAGCTCGTGCGTTTTTTCTGCTTACAGGGGTGTGGCGGAAATTCGGCTTCCCCTTTTCGCTCGCGTTCTCCGGCCAAGAGAAGCTTCGCCGGAGGAGAACTTGGTTTCAGGTTGCCTCCTCCGGTGAAAATCGCTTCACCGGAGAAAGGAGTTTATTTAAGCGTCTCCTCCGGCCGCATCTATCCTCACCGGAGAAGAGCACCGGATGCGGATCAGTTCCTCCGAATCCAGCTTCGCTTGCTTCTGTAGCTTCCCCCGCATTCATTAGCCTTGCTTTTTCTTTTGCTGCCTGCTGGTCAGGCGCACGACCAAGTTGCGCGGCGCCAGCTTCGACGAGAAGAGCGCACCCTTCAGCAACATCGTCGGAACGATGATTTTTTTGCGTTTGTACATTTTGTCCAAAGCGTATTTGACGCAATATTCAGAAGTGATGCCTTTCAGATTGAACTTCACATCCGCCACTTGGTTGAACTCCGTGTCGACCGGTCCCGGACATAACGAACCGACATAAACATTGCTCTTCTTTTCTTCCAGCTCCTCGGCTATCGCGGAAGTGAAGCTCGTGACGTAGGCCTTGGTCGCATAATAGGTCGCCATGTAGGGCCCCGCCGGCATCAGTCCGGCAACCGAAGCCACATTCAGGATGTAGCCTTCGTTCCTTGCGATCATATCCGGCAGAAATTTTTTGGTCAGGATATGGACCGCCTTGATGTTGACGTCGATCATCTCCAGCTCCTTATCCAGACTGGTCGTCGTGAATGCGCCGAAATCGCCGAAACCGGCACAGTTGATCAGCATGGAAATGTTTTTGTCCTTCGTCTTTTCGTACAGACGGTAGCATTCCTCCACCTTCGCCAAGTCCGCTGTGATGATCTCACTTTTGGTCGGCAACTGTTTGCTGATCTCCACAAGCCGGTCCTCCCGCCTCGCAAC is a window from the uncultured Trichococcus sp. genome containing:
- a CDS encoding SDR family oxidoreductase is translated as MTNKIALITGASAGIGKEFAKKLSQQGYNLILVARREDRLVEISKQLPTKSEIITADLAKVEECYRLYEKTKDKNISMLINCAGFGDFGAFTTTSLDKELEMIDVNIKAVHILTKKFLPDMIARNEGYILNVASVAGLMPAGPYMATYYATKAYVTSFTSAIAEELEEKKSNVYVGSLCPGPVDTEFNQVADVKFNLKGITSEYCVKYALDKMYKRKKIIVPTMLLKGALFSSKLAPRNLVVRLTSRQQKKKQG
- a CDS encoding dipeptide epimerase yields the protein MMKIDRIEIGEVAIPLRMPFKTASRTIDTVHNILIRIVTDSGTAGYGEAPPTALITGETKASIREAIMQYIAPSIIGMEIFDLDTITERLHASIVNNTSAKAAVDMAVYDLYAKTLGQPLYKVLGGAKRKIETAHTISANPTDEMVSDSLQAIQDGFGILNVNVGKQGLKDVESLIAIRKAVGPDIRIRVEANQSWSPQEAVRIISMLEDKDMQAELVEQPVKAHDLTGLKFVAQHVQTPIAADESVFSVKDALHIIQTQSADLINIKLMKTGGIHEALKICTMAETYGVDCMIGCMLESKISVSAAVHLAAAKNCITMVDLIGPSFYKIEAYEGGPMFIGGTIKLGDANGIGINAFPKAHFKKLGVVK
- the dapA gene encoding 4-hydroxy-tetrahydrodipicolinate synthase, which codes for MAIFEGSGVAIVTPFKDTENQEINYEVLEELIEFHIANGTDSIIIAGTTGEASTLTDEEQLELIRFTVEKVNGRIPVIGGAGSNDTRHGVGLTRAVEATGVDAILSVTPYYNKTSQKGLIAHYTAIANSVKVPIVLYNVPGRTGQNITPEALVELAKIDNIVSLKDATGNFSQAVDNLSLLGDRLDIYSGNDDTIIPLMSLGAKGVISVLANIAPKATSEMTHAFLDGDIKKAAAMQAEYKELIDCLFVEPNPIPVKAGMQLLGFNVGPMRLPLTDADQAVIDRLAAAMKKVGLI